In the genome of Leptospiraceae bacterium, one region contains:
- a CDS encoding alkane 1-monooxygenase, protein MWKYFRFYITPLLFLSLFPIVFFGGWWLWVPSLIITIIMIVGDSISGNDLSKPKYQYVFLLNLPLYLALPIGVMGLLILLWFSQSGDQDLLFLGSLVIEVFEIPVFEIRQDTKWYHLMGLVHFTGYLTGGYGINVAHELTHRTWNRFSKIWGRWILALSMSTDFSIEHVYGHHENVGTKKDPATARRGENVYHFIFRSWFGSIKNSWDFEAQRLKKIKKPVLSFHNQVLRGHLMSFSVLIFFMVFGGWKGATLFLLQAFWARALLEIVNYIEHYGLVRVENSPVEPKHSWNTNRRISFYILFSLTRHSAHHEKGDLPFWELEPYPKAPEMPYGYLTTIYLSLIPPLWFRIIKPKLEEWDKHFASPEEIELISEMSKPNPNFA, encoded by the coding sequence ATGTGGAAGTATTTTAGGTTTTACATTACACCTTTACTTTTTTTGTCATTGTTTCCGATTGTTTTTTTCGGTGGTTGGTGGTTATGGGTGCCAAGCCTTATAATTACAATAATCATGATTGTGGGCGACAGCATAAGTGGAAATGACTTATCCAAACCAAAGTATCAATACGTATTTCTTTTAAATCTTCCATTGTATTTAGCACTTCCGATTGGAGTAATGGGGCTTTTGATTTTACTTTGGTTTTCTCAGTCAGGTGATCAGGACCTTTTGTTTTTGGGGAGTTTGGTGATTGAAGTTTTTGAAATCCCAGTTTTTGAAATACGACAGGATACGAAGTGGTATCATTTGATGGGACTTGTCCATTTTACTGGTTATCTAACAGGTGGTTATGGTATTAACGTAGCTCATGAACTAACCCATCGAACTTGGAATAGGTTTTCTAAAATATGGGGAAGGTGGATCTTAGCACTTTCAATGTCCACGGATTTTTCTATCGAACATGTATATGGACATCATGAAAATGTGGGTACTAAAAAAGACCCCGCTACAGCAAGAAGAGGGGAAAATGTTTATCACTTCATTTTTCGATCTTGGTTTGGAAGCATCAAAAATTCTTGGGATTTTGAGGCTCAACGTTTGAAAAAAATCAAAAAACCTGTTTTGAGTTTTCATAATCAGGTCCTTCGTGGACATTTAATGAGCTTTTCTGTATTGATTTTTTTTATGGTTTTTGGTGGATGGAAAGGGGCTACTCTCTTTTTATTGCAAGCTTTTTGGGCGAGGGCTTTACTTGAGATAGTTAACTACATTGAACATTATGGACTTGTAAGGGTAGAAAATTCTCCTGTAGAGCCAAAACATTCATGGAATACCAACCGACGTATCTCATTTTACATCTTGTTTTCTTTAACTCGTCATTCCGCTCATCACGAAAAAGGAGATTTACCCTTTTGGGAGCTTGAGCCTTATCCTAAGGCTCCAGAGATGCCTTATGGCTATTTGACAACGATTTATTTATCATTAATACCACCCTTGTGGTTTCGTATTATAAAACCAAAATTGGAAGAATGGGATAAGCATTTTGCAAGTCCAGAGGAGATAGAATTGATCTCTGAAATGTCCAAACCAAATCCCAACTTTGCTTAG
- a CDS encoding YkgJ family cysteine cluster protein, translated as MKFQKRNGVKSNQIEARAVPEIELYFPKFSRKEEKSLTSQEKCILCHGCCMYITVPLDPPDNEETIENYLWYLYHRNIEVYLDHNDQWQLLVKTPCENLLPNGLCSIYEKRPKICREYDPSSCSRVGKDYKVLFKTASDFLKFINKKNKK; from the coding sequence ATGAAATTTCAAAAACGAAATGGAGTTAAGTCAAACCAAATAGAAGCAAGAGCTGTTCCCGAGATTGAACTATATTTCCCTAAGTTTTCACGAAAAGAAGAAAAAAGCCTAACGTCCCAAGAAAAATGTATTTTATGCCATGGTTGTTGTATGTATATCACCGTTCCGTTAGATCCTCCTGATAATGAAGAAACTATCGAGAATTATCTTTGGTATTTATATCATCGAAATATTGAAGTTTATCTCGATCACAACGATCAATGGCAGTTACTTGTAAAAACACCTTGCGAAAATCTGCTTCCGAATGGCTTGTGTAGTATTTACGAAAAACGTCCTAAAATATGCAGAGAATATGATCCTTCTTCATGTTCTCGTGTGGGAAAAGATTACAAAGTTCTGTTCAAAACAGCCTCAGACTTTCTAAAGTTCATAAACAAAAAGAATAAAAAATAA
- a CDS encoding 2Fe-2S iron-sulfur cluster-binding protein, with product MLKNLFQKKEKIFRLTILPLNLTLTIDSEKTILQSLLDQGIAFPHRCRVGSCTTCASKLIEGQVKELTDKTFVLDEESLKENYILICQSIPKSDLIIENPRAAVTTRSKVQN from the coding sequence GTGTTGAAAAATCTCTTCCAGAAGAAAGAAAAAATATTTCGATTAACAATACTTCCTTTGAATTTGACCCTAACCATAGACTCAGAGAAAACCATCTTGCAATCCCTTTTAGATCAGGGGATAGCTTTTCCTCATCGTTGTAGAGTAGGAAGCTGCACCACTTGTGCTTCTAAACTAATAGAAGGTCAAGTGAAAGAACTTACAGACAAGACTTTTGTTTTAGATGAAGAAAGTCTAAAAGAAAATTACATTTTGATCTGCCAATCTATTCCAAAGTCAGATTTGATCATTGAAAACCCCAGAGCCGCAGTAACCACAAGATCAAAAGTTCAAA